A genome region from Primulina eburnea isolate SZY01 chromosome 9, ASM2296580v1, whole genome shotgun sequence includes the following:
- the LOC140841275 gene encoding uncharacterized protein isoform X1: MAKDMDAGEVVVSSVRAGMKREFAMMMKAQSEMGGELSVARRRVTRSQNAGSSGKDNVGSCKRMKKEDGEKSGRKDMGKVDDEAQSGLVDVGIDVGGDLRSWESEKVDEWRNEGCDMVPDSKERSVQPFCTESGAGPVLSGGTGTSTSHLSKSKKVPTKLRDLLETGLFEGLPVCYIRGSKAREQPDSELRGFVRGTGILCSCEECKGEKVVTPNQFELHAGSGNKRPPEYIYLENGKNLRDVLNACKVEHSDSLEVVIRNFIGHADLRPPGSCLKCKGLIHGISGKNSMVLCGACVGPKESDSCPTQASEAMYRHFRDPLSGVSSPVASCSQLEISRSTHMPSRSQSRSKTQKLTRKDLGMHKVVFADNVLEDGTNLSYIVQGEKRLEGYKVKGGIFCFCCKKMVSPSQFEAHAGFASRRKPYDNIFTSDGVSLHEISLGLSTLRKSSSKGNDDLCSICKEGGKLLCCDNCPRAFHPECVPISSIPQGKWYCKYCENMFQKAKVAKLNANAIAAGRVAGVDPLEEIKQRCIRIVGILEADVGGCALCRDHDFSAAEFNDSTVIICDQCEKEYHVGCLRENKIDDLKELPENEWFCCNECLTTKATLQKLISDGEQMPPQPVLDIVKKKYEEKGLGNSSNLDIKWRLLSGKTASEDTRAWLSGAVNIFHDRFDPIADSSTGPRDLIPDLVYGRQFKDQDLGGVYCAILIVNSEVVSAATFRVFGQEVAELPLVATHSDSQGKGYFPSLFFCIETLLKSLNVKDLVLPAADEAESLWKERFGFKKLGEEQLDQYTKNYQLLIFQGTSVLHKSLSQPS; the protein is encoded by the exons ATGGCGAAGGACATGGATGCCGGTGAAGTTGTGGTGTCCTCTGTCCGGGCTGGGATGAAGAGGGAGTTTGCGATGATGATGAAGGCGCAGTCAGAGATGGGTGGGGAGCTTTCGGTGGCACGAAGGAGGGTGACGAGGTCCCAGAATGCTGGTAGTTCTGGCAAAGATAATGTGGGGAGTTGTAAGAGAATGAAAAAGGAGGATGGTGAAAAATCGGGTAGGAAAGATATGGGGAAGGTGGATGATGAGGCACAGAGTGGTTTGGTGGATGTAGGGATTGATGTGGGAGGCGACTTGAGAAGTTGGGAGTCCGAGAAAGTTGATGAATGGAGGAATGAGGGATGTGATATGGTGCCTGATTCGAAGGAACGCAGTGTGCAACCTTTCTGCACCGAATCAGGAGCAGGACCTGTACTGAGTGGTGGGACTGGGACTTCGACCTCCCATCTATCGAAGTCGAAGAAGGTCCCGACGAAGCTGAGGGATCTTCTTGAAACCGGGTTGTTTGAGGGCCTGCCTGTTTGCTATATTCGTGGTTCGAAG GCACGGGAGCAGCCCGATTCTGAACTTCGAGGGTTTGTTAGGGGTACTGGAATACTGTGTTCTTGTGAAGAATGCAAGGGAGAAAAG GTTGTGACTCCCAATCAATTTGAATTGCATGCCGGGAGTGGAAATAAACGTCCACCCGAGTATATCTATTTGGAGAATGGGAAGAATCTCCGGGATGTACTGAATGCATGCAAAGTTGAGCATTCAGACTCGCTCGAAGTGGTGATCAGGAATTTCATTGGCCATGCAGATTTGAGACCGCCTGGTTCTTGTCTCAAATGCAAAG GATTGATTCATGGTATCAGCGGCAAGAATTCAATGGTTCTTTGTGGTGCATGTGTTGGGCCGAAGGAATCTGATTCATGTCCTACACAGGCGAGCGAGGCTATGTATAG ACATTTCAGGGATCCATTATCTGGTGTTTCGTCTCCAGTGGCCTCATGTAGTCAGCTTGAAATTTCCAGAAGTACTCACATGCCTTCTAGAAGTCAGTCACGATCAAAAACTCAGAAGTTGACACGGAA AGATTTGGGAATGCATAAGGTAGTATTCGCAGATAATGTGCTTGAGGATGGCACAAATTTGTCATATATTGTTCAAGGAGAG AAAAGGCTGGAGGGCTATAAAGTAAAAGGCGGTATTTTCTGCTTCTGCTGCAAAAAAATG GTGAGCCCTTCACAGTTTGAGGCTCATGCTGGTTTTGCTTCCCGCCGAAAGCC TTATGATAACATATTCACGTCTGATGGTGTGTCACTGCACGAGATATCCCTTGGACTGTCTACCCTCCGTAAATCATCTTCCAAGGGAAATGATGATCTGTGCTCTATATGTAAGGAGGGGGGCAAGCTGTTGTGCTGTGACAACTGCCCGCGAGCTTTCCACCCTG AATGTGTTCCAATTTCAAGTATTCCACAAGGAAAATGGTATTGCAAATACTGCGAGAACATGTTCCAAAAGGCAAAGGTCGCTAAGCTCAATGCAAACGCAATTGCAGCTGGAAGAGTGGCTGGTGTTGATCCTTTGGAAGAAATAAAACAGCGCTGCATTCGAATTGTTGGAATACTTGAAGCTGATGTTGGTGGATGTGCACTTTGCAG GGATCATGATTTTAGTGCAGCGGAATTTAATGACTCCACGGTGATTATTTGTGATCAG TGTGAAAAAGAATACCATGTGGGTTGTCTGAGGGAGAACAAGATTGATGACTTGAAG GAATTGCCGGAGAATGAATGGTTTTGCTGCAATGAATGCCTAACCACAAAAGCCACTCTCCAGAAGTTGATTTCAGATGGAGAGCAGATGCCTCCACAACCTGTCCTTGACATTGTGAAAAAGAAATATGAGGAAAAAGGTTTGGGAAATTCCTCCAATCTCGACATAAAATGGAGACTTCTGAGTGGGAAAACAGCATCCGAAGATACCAGGGCATGGCTTTCGGGTGCAGTCAATATTTTTCAC GACCGATTCGATCCTATCGCTGATTCTAGCACTGGTCCTCGTGATCTTATTCCTGACTTGGTTTATGG GAGGCAGTTCAAAGACCAGGATCTTGGTGGCGTGTATTGTGCCATATTGATTGTCAA CTCGGAGGTGGTTTCTGCCGCAACTTTTCGGGTTTTTGGGCAAGAAGTTGCGGAGCTTCCCCTAGTTGCTACACACAGTGACTCGCAAGGGAAG GGATATTTTCCGTCACTCTTCTTTTGTATTGAAACACTGCTCAAATCTCTCAACGTGAAAGACTTGGTGCTACCAGCTGCTGATGAAGCTGAATCACTATGGAAAGAGAGATTTGGGTTCAAAAAACTTGGTGAAGAACAG CTAGATCAATACACAAAGAACTACCAACTGTTGATATTTCAAGGGACATCTGTTTTACATAAATCTCTCTCTCAGCCATCTTAG
- the LOC140841275 gene encoding uncharacterized protein isoform X2, translating to MAKDMDAGEVVVSSVRAGMKREFAMMMKAQSEMGGELSVARRRVTRSQNAGSSGKDNVGSCKRMKKEDGEKSGRKDMGKVDDEAQSGLVDVGIDVGGDLRSWESEKVDEWRNEGCDMVPDSKERSVQPFCTESGAGPVLSGGTGTSTSHLSKSKKVPTKLRDLLETGLFEGLPVCYIRGSKAREQPDSELRGFVRGTGILCSCEECKGEKVVTPNQFELHAGSGNKRPPEYIYLENGKNLRDVLNACKVEHSDSLEVVIRNFIGHADLRPPGSCLKCKGLIHGISGKNSMVLCGACVGPKESDSCPTQASEAMYRDPLSGVSSPVASCSQLEISRSTHMPSRSQSRSKTQKLTRKDLGMHKVVFADNVLEDGTNLSYIVQGEKRLEGYKVKGGIFCFCCKKMVSPSQFEAHAGFASRRKPYDNIFTSDGVSLHEISLGLSTLRKSSSKGNDDLCSICKEGGKLLCCDNCPRAFHPECVPISSIPQGKWYCKYCENMFQKAKVAKLNANAIAAGRVAGVDPLEEIKQRCIRIVGILEADVGGCALCRDHDFSAAEFNDSTVIICDQCEKEYHVGCLRENKIDDLKELPENEWFCCNECLTTKATLQKLISDGEQMPPQPVLDIVKKKYEEKGLGNSSNLDIKWRLLSGKTASEDTRAWLSGAVNIFHDRFDPIADSSTGPRDLIPDLVYGRQFKDQDLGGVYCAILIVNSEVVSAATFRVFGQEVAELPLVATHSDSQGKGYFPSLFFCIETLLKSLNVKDLVLPAADEAESLWKERFGFKKLGEEQLDQYTKNYQLLIFQGTSVLHKSLSQPS from the exons ATGGCGAAGGACATGGATGCCGGTGAAGTTGTGGTGTCCTCTGTCCGGGCTGGGATGAAGAGGGAGTTTGCGATGATGATGAAGGCGCAGTCAGAGATGGGTGGGGAGCTTTCGGTGGCACGAAGGAGGGTGACGAGGTCCCAGAATGCTGGTAGTTCTGGCAAAGATAATGTGGGGAGTTGTAAGAGAATGAAAAAGGAGGATGGTGAAAAATCGGGTAGGAAAGATATGGGGAAGGTGGATGATGAGGCACAGAGTGGTTTGGTGGATGTAGGGATTGATGTGGGAGGCGACTTGAGAAGTTGGGAGTCCGAGAAAGTTGATGAATGGAGGAATGAGGGATGTGATATGGTGCCTGATTCGAAGGAACGCAGTGTGCAACCTTTCTGCACCGAATCAGGAGCAGGACCTGTACTGAGTGGTGGGACTGGGACTTCGACCTCCCATCTATCGAAGTCGAAGAAGGTCCCGACGAAGCTGAGGGATCTTCTTGAAACCGGGTTGTTTGAGGGCCTGCCTGTTTGCTATATTCGTGGTTCGAAG GCACGGGAGCAGCCCGATTCTGAACTTCGAGGGTTTGTTAGGGGTACTGGAATACTGTGTTCTTGTGAAGAATGCAAGGGAGAAAAG GTTGTGACTCCCAATCAATTTGAATTGCATGCCGGGAGTGGAAATAAACGTCCACCCGAGTATATCTATTTGGAGAATGGGAAGAATCTCCGGGATGTACTGAATGCATGCAAAGTTGAGCATTCAGACTCGCTCGAAGTGGTGATCAGGAATTTCATTGGCCATGCAGATTTGAGACCGCCTGGTTCTTGTCTCAAATGCAAAG GATTGATTCATGGTATCAGCGGCAAGAATTCAATGGTTCTTTGTGGTGCATGTGTTGGGCCGAAGGAATCTGATTCATGTCCTACACAGGCGAGCGAGGCTATGTATAG GGATCCATTATCTGGTGTTTCGTCTCCAGTGGCCTCATGTAGTCAGCTTGAAATTTCCAGAAGTACTCACATGCCTTCTAGAAGTCAGTCACGATCAAAAACTCAGAAGTTGACACGGAA AGATTTGGGAATGCATAAGGTAGTATTCGCAGATAATGTGCTTGAGGATGGCACAAATTTGTCATATATTGTTCAAGGAGAG AAAAGGCTGGAGGGCTATAAAGTAAAAGGCGGTATTTTCTGCTTCTGCTGCAAAAAAATG GTGAGCCCTTCACAGTTTGAGGCTCATGCTGGTTTTGCTTCCCGCCGAAAGCC TTATGATAACATATTCACGTCTGATGGTGTGTCACTGCACGAGATATCCCTTGGACTGTCTACCCTCCGTAAATCATCTTCCAAGGGAAATGATGATCTGTGCTCTATATGTAAGGAGGGGGGCAAGCTGTTGTGCTGTGACAACTGCCCGCGAGCTTTCCACCCTG AATGTGTTCCAATTTCAAGTATTCCACAAGGAAAATGGTATTGCAAATACTGCGAGAACATGTTCCAAAAGGCAAAGGTCGCTAAGCTCAATGCAAACGCAATTGCAGCTGGAAGAGTGGCTGGTGTTGATCCTTTGGAAGAAATAAAACAGCGCTGCATTCGAATTGTTGGAATACTTGAAGCTGATGTTGGTGGATGTGCACTTTGCAG GGATCATGATTTTAGTGCAGCGGAATTTAATGACTCCACGGTGATTATTTGTGATCAG TGTGAAAAAGAATACCATGTGGGTTGTCTGAGGGAGAACAAGATTGATGACTTGAAG GAATTGCCGGAGAATGAATGGTTTTGCTGCAATGAATGCCTAACCACAAAAGCCACTCTCCAGAAGTTGATTTCAGATGGAGAGCAGATGCCTCCACAACCTGTCCTTGACATTGTGAAAAAGAAATATGAGGAAAAAGGTTTGGGAAATTCCTCCAATCTCGACATAAAATGGAGACTTCTGAGTGGGAAAACAGCATCCGAAGATACCAGGGCATGGCTTTCGGGTGCAGTCAATATTTTTCAC GACCGATTCGATCCTATCGCTGATTCTAGCACTGGTCCTCGTGATCTTATTCCTGACTTGGTTTATGG GAGGCAGTTCAAAGACCAGGATCTTGGTGGCGTGTATTGTGCCATATTGATTGTCAA CTCGGAGGTGGTTTCTGCCGCAACTTTTCGGGTTTTTGGGCAAGAAGTTGCGGAGCTTCCCCTAGTTGCTACACACAGTGACTCGCAAGGGAAG GGATATTTTCCGTCACTCTTCTTTTGTATTGAAACACTGCTCAAATCTCTCAACGTGAAAGACTTGGTGCTACCAGCTGCTGATGAAGCTGAATCACTATGGAAAGAGAGATTTGGGTTCAAAAAACTTGGTGAAGAACAG CTAGATCAATACACAAAGAACTACCAACTGTTGATATTTCAAGGGACATCTGTTTTACATAAATCTCTCTCTCAGCCATCTTAG